From the Synergistaceae bacterium DZ-S4 genome, one window contains:
- a CDS encoding glycyl radical protein produces the protein MNERIKRLRDESFESHPSICIERAVLETEFYKENDNKYPMPVMRALNFKHICEKKAIYIGKDELIIGERGSKPKAVSTFPELTCHSREDLEILNIRKQQNYTVDPKDIDTYEEKVIPFWRGRCMRDKLFERMPEDWTKLYEAGTFTEFGEQRALGHTALDGLVYKNGMLDLKRQIAESRAKLDYLKDPEATAKDEQLQGMDISCDAVIIFAERHAELAEKMAADESDPKRKAELLKIADVCRWVPAHAPRDFWEAVQMYWFVHLGTITELNGWDAMSPGHLDQHLAPFYEKGVKEGTLDREAAKELLSCLWIKVNNTPAPPKVGVTAAESGTYNDFTNINLAGLKADGSDGSSEVTYICLEIFDELRLLQPQGNIQVSERTPDSVIRAAAKVFRNGMGYPSVFNADMVIQEQMRVGKTLEDAREGGTSGCIETGAAGKEAYLLHGYLNVPKLLEYTLTNGVDMLTGKQVSIQTGDISEFRTFDDLYAAFEKQLNYVVETKIKVDNYLRYQYSTKMAATFLSVVIRDCIKKGKDYYNGGPRYNSDYIQCCGIGTITDSLSAIKKHVFEDKKYTLKQVVAALEKNWEGEEEMRLTLWNKTPFFGNDDDYADDIMKRVYDSLFRAIDGRHSILGPTYHLNMLSTTCHNYFGQKLAATPNGRFSGMPESDGTSPSHGADRKGPTAVVKSLAKMDQVKSGGTLLNQRFLPSVLAGEEGIEGVKNLIRSYFKLGGHHIQFNVVDEDTLRDAQEHPDSYRGLLVRVAGYSDYFVDLDAYQQEEIIARNAQEGF, from the coding sequence ATGAACGAACGCATCAAACGTCTTCGCGACGAAAGCTTCGAATCACATCCGTCCATCTGTATAGAGAGAGCCGTTCTTGAGACAGAATTCTACAAAGAGAACGACAACAAATACCCGATGCCCGTAATGCGTGCGCTGAACTTTAAGCACATCTGTGAAAAGAAGGCCATATATATCGGAAAAGACGAATTGATCATCGGTGAGAGAGGTTCAAAACCTAAGGCAGTCTCAACTTTCCCCGAACTTACATGCCATTCAAGGGAAGACCTTGAGATCCTTAACATCAGGAAACAGCAGAACTACACCGTAGACCCTAAAGATATCGACACCTATGAAGAGAAGGTCATTCCCTTCTGGCGCGGCCGCTGCATGAGGGACAAGCTTTTCGAGCGCATGCCCGAGGACTGGACCAAGCTTTATGAGGCCGGAACATTTACAGAGTTCGGCGAGCAGAGGGCTCTCGGACACACAGCGCTTGACGGCCTTGTATACAAAAACGGCATGCTAGATCTCAAAAGGCAGATCGCCGAATCACGTGCGAAACTTGACTACCTTAAAGATCCCGAGGCGACTGCGAAAGACGAGCAGTTGCAGGGTATGGATATCTCCTGCGACGCAGTCATCATATTCGCTGAAAGGCATGCAGAACTCGCCGAAAAGATGGCGGCGGACGAGAGCGACCCAAAACGCAAGGCCGAGCTGCTCAAGATAGCCGATGTCTGCAGATGGGTACCCGCACACGCACCGAGAGACTTCTGGGAAGCAGTCCAGATGTACTGGTTCGTACACCTTGGCACCATAACGGAACTCAACGGATGGGACGCAATGAGCCCCGGCCACCTCGACCAGCACCTTGCCCCCTTCTATGAGAAGGGCGTAAAGGAAGGCACACTTGACAGGGAAGCGGCGAAGGAACTCCTCTCCTGCCTCTGGATCAAGGTCAACAACACCCCCGCACCTCCCAAAGTCGGTGTAACTGCGGCAGAGAGCGGGACCTACAACGACTTTACGAACATCAACCTTGCAGGACTTAAGGCCGACGGCAGTGACGGATCGAGCGAAGTCACCTATATTTGTCTGGAGATCTTCGACGAACTTCGCCTTCTGCAGCCCCAGGGCAACATCCAGGTCAGCGAGCGTACGCCGGACAGTGTCATCCGTGCTGCGGCAAAGGTCTTCCGCAACGGCATGGGATATCCCTCTGTCTTCAACGCCGACATGGTCATCCAGGAACAGATGCGCGTAGGCAAGACACTTGAAGACGCACGTGAAGGCGGCACAAGCGGATGCATAGAGACAGGCGCAGCAGGCAAGGAAGCATATCTGCTCCACGGATACCTCAATGTTCCCAAGCTCCTTGAGTACACCCTTACAAACGGCGTAGACATGCTCACAGGCAAGCAGGTCAGCATTCAGACAGGTGACATCAGCGAATTCAGGACATTTGACGATCTATATGCCGCTTTCGAGAAACAGCTCAACTATGTGGTAGAGACTAAAATCAAAGTCGACAACTACCTCCGTTACCAGTACTCCACGAAGATGGCAGCCACGTTCCTGTCTGTCGTTATCAGGGACTGCATAAAGAAAGGCAAAGACTACTATAACGGCGGACCGCGCTACAACTCCGACTACATCCAGTGCTGCGGTATCGGTACGATCACAGACAGCCTCTCAGCTATAAAGAAGCATGTCTTCGAAGATAAGAAATACACACTGAAGCAGGTCGTGGCGGCTCTTGAAAAGAACTGGGAGGGCGAAGAGGAGATGCGTCTTACCCTCTGGAACAAGACCCCCTTCTTTGGCAACGATGACGACTATGCTGATGACATTATGAAGAGGGTCTATGACAGCCTCTTCAGGGCGATCGACGGCAGGCACAGTATCCTTGGCCCGACATATCACCTTAACATGCTGAGCACGACATGCCACAACTACTTCGGCCAGAAACTTGCCGCAACGCCGAACGGACGCTTCTCCGGAATGCCGGAATCCGACGGGACATCTCCAAGCCACGGCGCTGACCGCAAGGGACCAACAGCAGTTGTCAAGTCCCTCGCTAAGATGGACCAGGTAAAATCGGGCGGAACGCTCCTCAATCAGCGCTTCCTCCCCTCTGTCCTCGCCGGTGAGGAGGGCATCGAAGGAGTTAAGAATCTGATCCGCTCCTACTTCAAGCTCGGCGGACACCATATCCAATTCAATGTTGTAGATGAAGACACTCTCCGTGACGCTCAGGAACATCCCGACAGCTACCGCGGGCTCCTTGTCAGAGTGGCAGGCTACAGCGATTACTTCGTAGACCTCGACGCTTATCAGCAGGAAGAGATAATCGCAAGGAACGCCCAGGAAGGTTTCTAA